In a single window of the Etheostoma spectabile isolate EspeVRDwgs_2016 chromosome 3, UIUC_Espe_1.0, whole genome shotgun sequence genome:
- the stard13b gene encoding stAR-related lipid transfer protein 13 isoform X7: MKLDVNLPKKKSEDSDEEDLFAISDKWTFEWSSRRWSRLQDIDCLLGNHEEGQPCRYSVPLRTTTSSESVLTDLSEPEISSLHSESSGGSGHRGLSTEDSDCSNHIGSDSAAMPDSTSLTMPHIPKEIDHYGSLPDKHGKTSRIRAKDFLRRMETLRSRGTLGRGRKTLVISAPVLQQEAKALKTLQCVQIINGDVGAQEIPSKKVLPSQSGSEGSSHSSGSAVSTPSLKERKPHRADYKRSGMYLEDVDIFSGTQVNKVAEQNRRNEFCSYEDLVVHIPKDHKPGTFPKALSIESLSPTNGASINWHTGSMHLDSHLISCRKESRPVTQCCSRGSRISVYDNVPGSHLYASTGDLIDLEKEDLFPHLDDILLHVNGLQQIVDHWSKNVLPVGEGLAQFDGRREHTVGLQSSSQITLDFEGNSVTESQTTPSYGDRDRVSLAETESTLIRERRDSGVGASLTRPNRLRWPSFQISHRLSHSVASLQITNQSAGQLSLLQKFSLLRLTAIMEKYSMSNKHGWTWSVPKFMKRMKVPEYKDKNVFGVPLIVHVQRSGQPLPLGLQQALRYLRSQCLDQVGLFRKSGVKSRIQALRQMNENSPDNVNYEDQSAYDVADMVKQFFRDLPEPLLTSKLGETFLHIYQYVPKDQRLQAVQAAIMLMSDENREVLQTLLCFLSDVTSSVEENQMTPMNIAVCLAPSLFHLNILKKDNLSPRAMQKKYATGRPDQKDLNENLAATQGLAHMIIECNRLFEIPHEMVTQSRNSYVEADLHAPTIEDLCKQLEDGDGTCQIHMESRLQNTLKEAREKSKYWVSCSSSDNTELFYKKVGDGNPLRRWRVSVEVEAPPSVVLNRVLRERHLWDVDLLQWKVCETLDKQTEVFQYVLNRMPPHPSRDFVVLRSWRTDLPKGACSLVSVSIEHQDCPPVGGVRAIVLESNYLLEPCGSGKSRLTHICRVDLKGRTPDWYNKAYGHLCAAEAARIRNSFQPLITAGPETKI, from the exons ATGAAACTTGACGTGAACCTTCCGAAGAAGAAA AGTGAAGACTCTGATGAAGAAGACCTGTTTGCTATCAGTGACAAATGGACCTTTGAGTGGAGCAGCCGGCGTTGGTCGAGGCTACAGGACATCGACTGTCTGCTGGGAAACCACGAAGAGGGTCAGCCCTGCAGATACAGCGTGCCTCTGAGAACCACCACCAGCAGCGAGAGTGTTCTAACGGACCTCAGCGAGCCGGAGATCTCTTCTTTGCACAGTGAGAGCAGCGGTGGCAGCGGCCACAGGGGCCTCAGCACCGAGGACTCTGACTGCTCCAACCACATAGGCTCCGATTCTGCAGCAATGCCTGATTCCACTTCTCTCACGATGCCCCACATCCCCAAAGAAATTGATCACTACGGCTCACTACCCGATAAGCACGGCAAGACGAGCCGAATCCGTGCCAAAGACTTCCTGAGGCGCATGGAGACACTGCGCTCCCGAGGAACTCTGGGAAGGGGTCGTAAGACGTTGGTTATAAGCGCTCCAGTGTTGCAGCAGGAGGCAAAGGCACTGAAGACGCTGCAGTGCGTCCAGATCATAAATGGAGATGTTGGGGCTCAAGAAATACCGTCCAAAAAAGTTCTGCCGTCCCAGTCCGGGAGTGAGGGTAGCAGCCATTCTAGTGGCAGCGCTGTCAGCACACCCAGCCTGAAAGAACGTAAGCCTCACCGGGCTGACTACAAGCGCAGCGGTATGTATTTAGAGGACGTAGACATCTTCTCGGGCACCCAAGTGAATAAAGTCGCGGAACAAAACCGCAGGAATGAATTCTGCTCCTATGAAGACCTGGTGGTCCACATACCAAAAGACCACAAGCCAGGAACCTTCCCCAAAGCACTGTCCATAGAGAGCCTGTCCCCAACCAATGGAGCCTCTATCAACTGGCACACAGGCAGCATGCACCTAGATTCCCATCTTATTTCATGCAGGAAGGAATCCAGGCCTGTCACCCAGTGCTGTTCCAGAGGAAGCCGCATCAGTGTGTACGATAATGTTCCTGGCTCGCATCTGTATGCCAGCACCGGAGACCTGATAGACCTGGAGAAAGAGGACTTGTTTCCTCACTTGGACGACATCTTGCTACATGTCAATGGTCTACAGCAGATAGTGGACCACTGGTCTAAGAATGTGTTGCCTGTCGGAGAAGGGCTGGCACAGTTTGATGGCAGGAGGGAGCATACTGTAGGCCTTCAGTCCTCTAGTCAGATCACATTGGACTTTGAGGGAAATTCGGTCACAGAAAGCCAGACCACACCAAGTTACGGGGACAGAGACCGAGTATCACTCGCTGAGACAGAATCTACATTGATCAGGGAAAGGAGGGACTCCGGAGTAGGTGCTTCGCTCACAAGACCTAATCG gTTACGATGGCCCAGCTTTCAGATATCTCATCGCCTAAGTCACTCAGTGGCGTCCCTGCAGATCACCAACCAGTCAGCAGGCCAGCTGAGTTTGTTGCAGAAGTTTTCTCTGCTGCGCCTTACTGCAATCATGGAGAAGTACTCCATGTCCAACAAGCATGGCTGGACCTG GTCTGTGCCAAAGTTTATGAAGAGAATGAAGGTACCAGAATATAAGGATAAGAACGTGTTCGGAGTGCCTCTCATAGTGCATGTGCAGCGCTCTGGACAGCCGTTGCCCCTCGGCTTGCAGCAGGCCCTGCGCTACCTGAGGAGCCAGTGTCTTGACCAG GTGGGTCTCTTTCGGAAATCAGGGGTGAAGTCTCGAATTCAAGCTCTTAGGCAGATGAATGAGAACTCCCCAGACAATGTGAACTATGAGGATCAGTCTGCCTATGATGTGGCTGACATGGTGAAGCAGTTTTTCAGGGATCTACCTGAGCCTCTGCTTACCAGCAAGCTGGGGGAGACCTTCCTCCATATCTACCAAT ATGTGCCCAAGGACCAAAGGTTGCAAGCAGTCCAGGCAGCCATCATGTTGATGTCAGATGAAAACCGGGAGGTGCTGCAGACActgctctgtttcctcagcGATGTCACTTCCTCTGTGGAGGAGAACCAGATGACACCCATGAACATTGCTGTGTGTCTAGCCCCCTCCCTCTTTCATCTCAACATACTCAAGAAAGACAATCTCTCACCAAG GGCCATGCAGAAGAAGTATGCCACTGGCAGACCAGACCAGAAGGATCTGAATGAAAACTTAGCAGCGACACAGGGCCTAGCTCACATGATCATAGAGTGCAACCGTCTCTTTGAG ATCCCTCATGAGATGGTTACTCAGTCGCGTAATTCCTACGTGGAGGCTGACTTGCATGCACCAACAATTGAGGATCTGTGCAAGCAGCTGGAAGATGGTGATGGAACGTGCCAAATTCATATGGAGAGTAGACTTCAGAACACGCTTAAAGAGGCCCGGGAAAAGTCCAAATACTGGGTGTCCTGCAGCAGCTCTGATAACACAGAGCTCTTCTACAAGAAG GTGGGAGACGGCAACCCTCTGAGACGGTGGCGAGTGTCTGTGGAGGTGGAAGCACCACCATCTGTAGTGTTGAACCGTGTGCTACGAGAGCGCCACCTGTGGGATGTGGACCTGCTGCAGTGGAAAGTGTGTGAGACGCTGGACAAGCAGACGGAGGTGTTTCAGTATGTCCTCAATCGTATGCCCCCTCATCCCAGCAGGGACTTTGTAGTACTCAG GTCATGGAGGACAGACTTACCCAAAGGCGCCTGCTCCCTGGTTTCTGTGTCTATAGAGCACCAGGATTGTCCTCCTGTTGGAGGGGTACGAGCTATAGTCCTGGAGTCTAACTACCTGCTAGAGCCCTGTGGCTCTGGAAAGTCCCGACTAACTCACATCTGCAGAGTGGACTTGAA GGGAAGGACTCCAGACTGGTACAACAAAGCCTATGGTCACCTTTGTGCCGCAGAAGCTGCCCGGATCCGCAACTCCTTTCAGCCATTAATCACAGCCGGCCCAGAGACCAAAATCTGA
- the stard13b gene encoding stAR-related lipid transfer protein 13 isoform X5, whose protein sequence is MNGGGSCFSCSVTGTDREWNRDLRCAMAGEQFVIQIEAKEACDWLRAAGFPQYAQLFEDSQFPIDITPVKRDHDFLDKDLVEPLCRRLNTLNKCASMKLDVNLPKKKSEDSDEEDLFAISDKWTFEWSSRRWSRLQDIDCLLGNHEEGQPCRYSVPLRTTTSSESVLTDLSEPEISSLHSESSGGSGHRGLSTEDSDCSNHIGSDSAAMPDSTSLTMPHIPKEIDHYGSLPDKHGKTSRIRAKDFLRRMETLRSRGTLGRGRKTLVISAPVLQQEAKALKTLQCVQIINGDVGAQEIPSKKVLPSQSGSEGSSHSSGSAVSTPSLKERKPHRADYKRSGMYLEDVDIFSGTQVNKVAEQNRRNEFCSYEDLVVHIPKDHKPGTFPKALSIESLSPTNGASINWHTGSMHLDSHLISCRKESRPVTQCCSRGSRISVYDNVPGSHLYASTGDLIDLEKEDLFPHLDDILLHVNGLQQIVDHWSKNVLPVGEGLAQFDGRREHTVGLQSSSQITLDFEGNSVTESQTTPSYGDRDRVSLAETESTLIRERRDSGVGASLTRPNRLRWPSFQISHRLSHSVASLQITNQSAGQLSLLQKFSLLRLTAIMEKYSMSNKHGWTWSVPKFMKRMKVPEYKDKNVFGVPLIVHVQRSGQPLPLGLQQALRYLRSQCLDQVGLFRKSGVKSRIQALRQMNENSPDNVNYEDQSAYDVADMVKQFFRDLPEPLLTSKLGETFLHIYQYVPKDQRLQAVQAAIMLMSDENREVLQTLLCFLSDVTSSVEENQMTPMNIAVCLAPSLFHLNILKKDNLSPRAMQKKYATGRPDQKDLNENLAATQGLAHMIIECNRLFEIPHEMVTQSRNSYVEADLHAPTIEDLCKQLEDGDGTCQIHMESRLQNTLKEAREKSKYWVSCSSSDNTELFYKKVGDGNPLRRWRVSVEVEAPPSVVLNRVLRERHLWDVDLLQWKVCETLDKQTEVFQYVLNRMPPHPSRDFVVLRSWRTDLPKGACSLVSVSIEHQDCPPVGGVRAIVLESNYLLEPCGSGKSRLTHICRVDLKGRTPDWYNKAYGHLCAAEAARIRNSFQPLITAGPETKI, encoded by the exons ATGAATGGCGGCGGCTCATGTTTCAGCTGTAGTGTGACAGGCACAGACAGGGAGTGGAACCGAGACCTCAGATGTGCGATGGCGGGAGAGCAGTTTGTTATCC AAATTGAGGCGAAAGAGGCGTGTGACTGGCTGCGGGCGGCAGGATTTCCCCAGTATGCGCAGCTCTTTGAAG ATTCCCAGTTCCCCATTGACATTACTCCTGTGAAAAGAGATCATGACTTTCTGGACAAAGATCTTGTGGAACCTCTGTGCAG GCGACTCAACACCTTGAACAAGTGTGCCTCTATGAAACTTGACGTGAACCTTCCGAAGAAGAAA AGTGAAGACTCTGATGAAGAAGACCTGTTTGCTATCAGTGACAAATGGACCTTTGAGTGGAGCAGCCGGCGTTGGTCGAGGCTACAGGACATCGACTGTCTGCTGGGAAACCACGAAGAGGGTCAGCCCTGCAGATACAGCGTGCCTCTGAGAACCACCACCAGCAGCGAGAGTGTTCTAACGGACCTCAGCGAGCCGGAGATCTCTTCTTTGCACAGTGAGAGCAGCGGTGGCAGCGGCCACAGGGGCCTCAGCACCGAGGACTCTGACTGCTCCAACCACATAGGCTCCGATTCTGCAGCAATGCCTGATTCCACTTCTCTCACGATGCCCCACATCCCCAAAGAAATTGATCACTACGGCTCACTACCCGATAAGCACGGCAAGACGAGCCGAATCCGTGCCAAAGACTTCCTGAGGCGCATGGAGACACTGCGCTCCCGAGGAACTCTGGGAAGGGGTCGTAAGACGTTGGTTATAAGCGCTCCAGTGTTGCAGCAGGAGGCAAAGGCACTGAAGACGCTGCAGTGCGTCCAGATCATAAATGGAGATGTTGGGGCTCAAGAAATACCGTCCAAAAAAGTTCTGCCGTCCCAGTCCGGGAGTGAGGGTAGCAGCCATTCTAGTGGCAGCGCTGTCAGCACACCCAGCCTGAAAGAACGTAAGCCTCACCGGGCTGACTACAAGCGCAGCGGTATGTATTTAGAGGACGTAGACATCTTCTCGGGCACCCAAGTGAATAAAGTCGCGGAACAAAACCGCAGGAATGAATTCTGCTCCTATGAAGACCTGGTGGTCCACATACCAAAAGACCACAAGCCAGGAACCTTCCCCAAAGCACTGTCCATAGAGAGCCTGTCCCCAACCAATGGAGCCTCTATCAACTGGCACACAGGCAGCATGCACCTAGATTCCCATCTTATTTCATGCAGGAAGGAATCCAGGCCTGTCACCCAGTGCTGTTCCAGAGGAAGCCGCATCAGTGTGTACGATAATGTTCCTGGCTCGCATCTGTATGCCAGCACCGGAGACCTGATAGACCTGGAGAAAGAGGACTTGTTTCCTCACTTGGACGACATCTTGCTACATGTCAATGGTCTACAGCAGATAGTGGACCACTGGTCTAAGAATGTGTTGCCTGTCGGAGAAGGGCTGGCACAGTTTGATGGCAGGAGGGAGCATACTGTAGGCCTTCAGTCCTCTAGTCAGATCACATTGGACTTTGAGGGAAATTCGGTCACAGAAAGCCAGACCACACCAAGTTACGGGGACAGAGACCGAGTATCACTCGCTGAGACAGAATCTACATTGATCAGGGAAAGGAGGGACTCCGGAGTAGGTGCTTCGCTCACAAGACCTAATCG gTTACGATGGCCCAGCTTTCAGATATCTCATCGCCTAAGTCACTCAGTGGCGTCCCTGCAGATCACCAACCAGTCAGCAGGCCAGCTGAGTTTGTTGCAGAAGTTTTCTCTGCTGCGCCTTACTGCAATCATGGAGAAGTACTCCATGTCCAACAAGCATGGCTGGACCTG GTCTGTGCCAAAGTTTATGAAGAGAATGAAGGTACCAGAATATAAGGATAAGAACGTGTTCGGAGTGCCTCTCATAGTGCATGTGCAGCGCTCTGGACAGCCGTTGCCCCTCGGCTTGCAGCAGGCCCTGCGCTACCTGAGGAGCCAGTGTCTTGACCAG GTGGGTCTCTTTCGGAAATCAGGGGTGAAGTCTCGAATTCAAGCTCTTAGGCAGATGAATGAGAACTCCCCAGACAATGTGAACTATGAGGATCAGTCTGCCTATGATGTGGCTGACATGGTGAAGCAGTTTTTCAGGGATCTACCTGAGCCTCTGCTTACCAGCAAGCTGGGGGAGACCTTCCTCCATATCTACCAAT ATGTGCCCAAGGACCAAAGGTTGCAAGCAGTCCAGGCAGCCATCATGTTGATGTCAGATGAAAACCGGGAGGTGCTGCAGACActgctctgtttcctcagcGATGTCACTTCCTCTGTGGAGGAGAACCAGATGACACCCATGAACATTGCTGTGTGTCTAGCCCCCTCCCTCTTTCATCTCAACATACTCAAGAAAGACAATCTCTCACCAAG GGCCATGCAGAAGAAGTATGCCACTGGCAGACCAGACCAGAAGGATCTGAATGAAAACTTAGCAGCGACACAGGGCCTAGCTCACATGATCATAGAGTGCAACCGTCTCTTTGAG ATCCCTCATGAGATGGTTACTCAGTCGCGTAATTCCTACGTGGAGGCTGACTTGCATGCACCAACAATTGAGGATCTGTGCAAGCAGCTGGAAGATGGTGATGGAACGTGCCAAATTCATATGGAGAGTAGACTTCAGAACACGCTTAAAGAGGCCCGGGAAAAGTCCAAATACTGGGTGTCCTGCAGCAGCTCTGATAACACAGAGCTCTTCTACAAGAAG GTGGGAGACGGCAACCCTCTGAGACGGTGGCGAGTGTCTGTGGAGGTGGAAGCACCACCATCTGTAGTGTTGAACCGTGTGCTACGAGAGCGCCACCTGTGGGATGTGGACCTGCTGCAGTGGAAAGTGTGTGAGACGCTGGACAAGCAGACGGAGGTGTTTCAGTATGTCCTCAATCGTATGCCCCCTCATCCCAGCAGGGACTTTGTAGTACTCAG GTCATGGAGGACAGACTTACCCAAAGGCGCCTGCTCCCTGGTTTCTGTGTCTATAGAGCACCAGGATTGTCCTCCTGTTGGAGGGGTACGAGCTATAGTCCTGGAGTCTAACTACCTGCTAGAGCCCTGTGGCTCTGGAAAGTCCCGACTAACTCACATCTGCAGAGTGGACTTGAA GGGAAGGACTCCAGACTGGTACAACAAAGCCTATGGTCACCTTTGTGCCGCAGAAGCTGCCCGGATCCGCAACTCCTTTCAGCCATTAATCACAGCCGGCCCAGAGACCAAAATCTGA